Sequence from the Phragmites australis chromosome 6, lpPhrAust1.1, whole genome shotgun sequence genome:
GCCCGATACAATTTTATACTGGTCAGCTCAAGTGTGCGTTTCACACATATATAATTAATTTAGAATACAATAATctaaagaagtaaaaaaatagCATAGTAGAAAAGAAAAATTCACAATACGATCATATAATTTTAAGAGATAAAAGAATAGTGAATAAGTAGATAAGATGGTGGAGAGGATCGTATCCTCTAGAGCTAACCGTCCGTAATAACAGTATAAGGAGGATCAAGATGTTAATCGACTTATGAtgagataaaaataatttttatatagtatTTTGGTGTAAAAATAGCACGATAAAAGTGACCCGTATGAtagatggtggtggaggagagATGCGAGCGACGACACACCCTCTCTAGAAAGTTGATGTTGTAGGCGAAGTGCGGGAAATGACGTACCATATTAAGAAACCTagtgataaatttataaaagaCAAATATTGAACGTCTAGATATATAAGGCAAATAATAAGAgaataaatgtatttttaatgtataaaagataaatatttgaCGTTaggtatagaagataaataatagaaaataaaatataattttggaACGAGAAATAAAGTCCAACTTTGCATGATAATCATTCGATTAACTCGGATGAACGGTGGAGATCGATCGAATTTGTCACTACTCGTGCATTTTATAAGAGTATATATATACGCTTTAATTTGTAATAAGTTTGTACTAAAGAAAATGATATGTATAACagatctctactatataaattATGAGTTAGTTTATGCGTcacctatttttctattttcctctcatctaataaaaaatcataaaatttaataatttatctatttttatcatgCACCCTCGCTCGCTCACTCTTCAGCATTTTCATCTCGTTACCAGTTATGGATATGTGACATGttttaataatgaaaataaataaagaaactaAGAGAAAAATTAGTGGATAATCTTATTCTCCTTTTTTGGATCCAATTTAAAAACAAACTATGGCATTGCTTTGACGTATTCGTTTGACGGCGCTCTCATGATGTATTCACATCTCTATACttgaatttatatttaatattatcgCATCTAATATTTATGTTCTCATTGAGCACGTACACTTAGCGAAGTGCCTAAGTACTTCAAATAATTTTAACCTGTAGGATTGTGTTGCAACCTAAGCCCGAACTTGGCTCGAGATTTACCTCCAAAATTTTCGGTTGTTCATGACTACCTACGAACACAAATGTGAGGCATAGATGAGTTCGTGCTGAATACCAACTTCACCACACGTCAAGCGGAGTAGAATTCAAGAAGGCTTGCCTTAGAGTTGGCACTTTAGAATTTGTGGTGATCTAAAGTTCTAAAGTGTCAACTACAAGGATGGCAAATCATTAAATTCCCAGGCCAAAAATTCCACTCGACGACAGTTCATCTTTCACACAATTTAGTAGAGAGCTAAGAGTGTGATTGATTATTCGTTGATTCAATACGATAGGAAGGATGGGAAGATAACGAATAATGCCCTCTCTCTCTGAGGGTGAGGGCACAAGCTTACAGCCTCTGACCGGGCATCTTGCAGAATGAGGCAAGCAGCAAATTCCCAGGTCTTGTGGAAGACGCAAATTGCCGAAAACAGACGATAGTGGAAGACGCAACAGCTTAACTTTTAGTGCAACGTCCCAACCCAGATCGAATGAATCTGGGACCAAAACACAAACCGCAAATTCCTaaccctttttctcctcctctgaGCACCGTCAATTGGGTCAGGGAGAGCATCTACAAGTGCCGGATAAACGAGAGTTTCTATCATGATCGGATGCACATCGAAAGATCTTCACTCCGCCAAAAGCTGGATGCTTTTCCATCAGAAATTAAAAGTTGACAACAACGTTGTGCATATCTGCGGAAGGTCAGATTAGCCTGGAACAACAAAAATATTCCCTTGACCAGACATTATTGCTTCCTAGCCATTCTTTATCCCTACTGTGCTCTGTCATGACCAGCttaactcccccccccccccccaccaaaaaaaaaaagaaattcgTAAGGCATTATTTGTGTCTCGTACACTGTACGATTGATACCATGGAGCACCTTGTCGCCATAACAAGAGTTTCAACTAGGTGATTGAATGGTATAAAGTGCAAAGCATCTTATTCTCAAGTCCATTGACCCAAAAATTCAAGCATTAAAACACCTGGAAgacaaaaaatatacaaatacaACAATCCTTTGTGCTTGGCGCAAAGGATAGCCATATAATTATTAACCTTTTCATGTACTCCTCCCTCCTCACAACTTGTTCTTCATGAGCTCTATAAATTCACCGAAAGCTATAAAGCACAAAAAATGAATCATAACATCAGCTCAATCacactaagggcctgtttgtttcggCTTCTACTTTTGGCTTTTCTAAAAAGttgtttttggattttagctgttggCTTTTACAACAAATTTTTAACTTATCAGTACACCACTTTTAGAAAAACTACTATCAACTAGTTTTTCAGCTATTAATTCATTTCTTCAGAAGTTGTCTTCTGGCTTCTTCAGAAACCACATGTTTAGGCTTCTTGCTTCTGACAGTAGAAAAGATAGAAGCAGAAgcacaaacaaacagaccctaagatATATTGCATTCTACAACAAgttgtatttttaaaagattatAGAAGAATATTACTCAGAAATGTACCTGTGTCAGAGTCATGCGGCCCTGGGGAGGACTCAGGATGGTACTGGAGAGACATAAGGTTCATCTTGGGGTACTGAAGGCCGGCACAGCTATTATCATTGAGATTGATGTGTGTTACTTTCACCCCTTCTGGAAGTGATTGTGGGTCAACTGCGTAGTTATGGTTCTGCAGGGAAACAAATCACACCTTAGAACAATGCAGAGCACACAGACTGCCAGAAAGCAGCACAAGTAACAGAAACAAATAATAGTGATTCCAGATTCCCAAAACTAAGGATTAGAGCAAAGTAATGATACTGACACTATCATACTACAAGACAAAACATACAGAATCTTTCTTGCTGGGGAAGCACATTCATTTCTGTCAATACCGAACTTTTATCTCAACTGATTTGTTGTATTTAGTTTTCAACCTATCAGGTTGGACTGGGAAATTGGATATAGCTAGATTGCTTAACAAAAACAAATTGACAATTCAGTGCCAAGAGGCTGAAAAACTCAAAATTTACCAAAGGAAAAGGTGGAAGAAACGCAGCATCCCTCAACAAATATACAGGTCATACAATAATTGACAGTGGTCATTGCAAGGGGGATTaacataaattaattatttaaacaaAACTAATCATTAAATCCCATAACAAAAGGCAGTGATTTTTTGGTTGAATGAATTCAAAAGTCCTTTATAGTACTACAGTTACCACCTGTGTTATCCTAGTACTAAAATTCAGAGGGGATCAGGATTTTATCGCTCAAATAAAAGATCTGATTTTGAACAGACATGGCCCatatgaaaacataaaaaatagcaAGTAGGAACAAACCTGTGCACTTATGTCTACACGTCCACTTTGGAGATCACAAACAGGATGATTGCCCCCATGATGACCAAATTTCATTTTAAATGTCTTCCCACCAAGAGCCTGCCCAATCAATTGGTGGCCCATACAGATGCCAAACACAGGAACCTTCCCTATTATTTCTTGTACTGTCTTCACAGCATAGGAAACTGCAGCTGGATCTCCAGGACCATTGCTAAAAAGAACACCATCAGGCTTCAAATTAAGTACCTCTGAAGCAGGCCAATTTGCTGGAACAACAGTTATTTTGCATCCATATGATGTCAAGCGTCTCAAAATATTATGCTTGATTCCAAAATCATAAGCAACCACCTATAGAAGAAAAGGAAGCCACTGTCAGGTAGGAGATCTATTTTGGGTGAGTTGTAAAAAGAGAAGGCCGATACTGACATGAAAACTTTCACTTGACTCATCCTTCTTGAACTCCCATTCCGAATTGGTCTTGTCTAACCATTCATATGGAGCATCGCATGTGACACCACTAATCAAATCAACTCCTGCATAATGTCAACATGAAAGCTCTTTCCATTACAACCAAGTCACCAACAGCTTAAACAACATTGAAAGGTCATTTGCAACAGTATAACAATTAACAATCTACTGGAGCctggtaaaagaggtaatgataGCAGTATCAAAGAACTACCATTCTCATGTATCATTCGAACCCATACATCATATATGACAAATAATGTCTAGatgaaaaaagaacaaaatcacTCCATTGAAACAGTAGCAAATCTAAGTGCTCCAACAGATCTAACCAAGTTAAACGTGGATATTTTTAGCAGCTCTCCCTTGTTTTATTTTCAACTCTTTTTCTGAGACATGTACTGGAATATTTGAAGTGGTGAATAACAATATCCAGTGGAACTCAGCTCTTTAAAAGGTCAACACCGATGACATCAGATAGACAGCTATATAATCCTATTAACATGCATCTTAATCAAAAGCATCAATAGATATAAAGCTAGTTCTTACTAGAAAAGGTTGGGAAAGAGAATTTTGTTATATCCAAGCTGGTCACTGTGCAGTCATTTAGGTTTATCACTGGAGATTGACAATGAAGTGTGCTTACGTGaagtctaatttttttagaatgatATAGAGAATCAAATATGAAGGTTTCAAAAGGAATGTCACTACTTCAAGGACTAGACTGCCTGAAGAAATCTTAACATACCAACAATTTTCCACTTTCGGGCCATTTCCAACAAGTCATCATCTGTCCGAGATTGATCAGTACTCAAGACACCAATAAGACTACCCTCTTCTCTTAATCTACGTGTTATGGCACGTGTATCCACGTCGTCTGCAAAAAAAGTAAGTCCACGGTGTTAGTTTCTAGGGTTAATTAGATATATGCCATTATAAATTTGCCCTTTTCGAAATATGCCATTACAATTCGCGAAATTGTACTTGTGCCATTACTATTTCGTGGATATTGGAAGCAAACCATTTTGTACGCCTGAAGCCCGTATGAATGCCATCCCCGAGTACTGTATTTCAGTATGGACCAAATAGCCCCCGTGAATGGCACGAGCATATCCGGATGCAGTCCGACTGAACCACGCCGAACTCATTCTCCCGAACCTGATGAACCCTAGCCCCAATCCCCTTTCTCTTGGCAGCGGCGAAGGCGACTGGCGATGGAGGTGATCTAAGATCCGTGGAGGCGCTCATCCTCGATCCTATCTTCACTGGTGGGCATGATGGATCAAGGTGGATCCAGTGCATCTACAGCGGGATCACCAAAATCGTGAGTAACCCTCCCTCTTAGATCCATCTGAGTTCGGTGCATTGGATTGCCATAGGTGTAAGAATTAGGTTATTCTAGTCTGCTTTACCATATGGTGTTTAGGATTTCGTTAGGAGTGACTTCATGTATTCCATTGCCCGTTAGGCACTTATTCACGATAGAGCTTCAGGTCCAAGGTTTTTTCTACATAGGCTCTGAAGGTAGGAAATCCTATACTAAGGGGAAGACTTTGAAATGGGTTGTGGAGTTTCAAAGTTTCTCCATAGACTTGCTTATGAAGAGCTTATGCACTGCTGTGGAATGGGACTCGAGCCAGACAGCTACGGTTTGGTTCTTTGACAAAAGGATAGGTGAGGATATTAAACTAGTTGATGACACACAACTAGTAGATGTGTTTGAAATGTACAGTGCAGAGATGTATGTCTAGCTTCTTGTAGGTGTTGTAGACAAGAATAGGAGTGAGGAATTCGGTCTTGCTTGCCTAGAACCGATTGAGATTGTGCCACTAGAAGTTGACTCTACTCAAGCATGCCCTCTAGCCCATGAAGCAGATGATTCAGAGCTTGATATATTTGACAATCCAGAGGAGTATGTCGGTGTCAATGATGAGCATATCTATGGTCAGGCAACAACTGCACCTGCGAGCAATGCACCACTAGTTGAGCTAGATGCACCTGCTGCCAATGCACAACCAGCTGAGCCACCTGCACCTGCTGCCAATGCACATACGTCTGAGCCTGCTGAAGCACCTGATGAGGAAGATGCTTGTAAGGGATTGGAGAAGGCTGTTAGTGTTATTTTCCCTCAAGCAGAGCCTAGAGAGTACGTGAGACATCTTTACTAGTATTTCATGAAAAGGTATCAAGGGCCCATATTCACTCAACACTTATATTCAGCTGCAAGAAGTTATATAGAAGAAAAATTTAGGTGGCATTTGCAGCAGATTTATGACCATGCTTCAGATGCCATCCAATATCTGGAGATTTATCACTCAAGGATTTGGTATAGGTGTGAATTTACTGAATTAAGCAAGTGTGATTACCTTACAAATAATGTTTCTGAGAGTTTCAACAACCAGATAAAGCGATACAAGGGCCTACTTCATGAGCTGGGTGATAGTATTACAGAACTGATCATGGAGAAAATGTGTGCTAGAAGGGAAATAGGAAGACAGAAGACAGATGCAAGATGGCATACTGCCAAGTGCGGAGAAGGAACTGAATAAAGCAAGCAACAACCTCAGAGTTGTGAAGGTTGCTAGGAGTGATAATGACTTTGCTGAAATCACCCTAGTTGAAGCTAACAACATAACCAGAAGGCACACAGTGGATCTCCAAAACCATAGATGCTCATGCAGATAGTGGCAGATTACAGGGAAACCATGCAATCATGCCTCAACTTGGATCTGTGCCAACAGAGGTATTAAGATCTCTAACTATGTACATGAATACTACTACGTCCATAAGTTTAGGGCTGCATATGCTGGAAGAATTGCACCAATGACAGATAGGTCTATGTGGCCTGTTGTGGATCTTGGCTTCAAGGTATTTCCACCTAAGCTTAGAAGGGTTACAAGCAGATCTAGAGTGCAGAGAATTAGAGGAGTTCTTGAACCTAgagccaacaaaaaaaaaagttgaaatgcAAGAGATATGGAGGATTTGGTCACTTTGAGAAGACTTGCAAGAGGGCAAAAGCACCTGATGAGGAAGATGCTCCTACTCAGTCGACACCAAGGAAGAGGTACTTGCATGTTGTCCACTATTTAACTAATCAACTTTGTTTCTTTGCTTTGATGAATGAGCAACCTATTTGCAGGAAGAGACGAGAAGAAAGAGCACTCACAAgcaagaagaacaagaggacgcccaagaagaaaaagaatacgaagaagaaaaaagacccCTAATAAAACAAAGGCTCAAGCAAGCTCAAGTGTACCGCCTGCTGGAGTAGTGAGTAGCCTGTCACAATGGCTTGGCATGTGATGGCCACCATTCTGTATTGGCATGTGTGAACTTGTGATGTCATGAAGCTGTGAACTTGTGTTATGTGTGGTTGTAAACCTGAGTGTGTCCTGCGAACTTGTGATGTCCTGTGAACATTTTGAACCTGTTGACAATCATGTGACAACCCACAGGAATCCGACAACCCAGGCATTCAACCAGGGAGAGTTGATTCACGTCGCTGTTGTTCACGCTCAACCTCCCTCCTAGCGTCAGACCTTGGGACATGGTGCCCTAACTTGCTCTCACTCTAGtcgcctccgccgtcgccgagagGAAGGGGATTGTGGCTAGGGTTCTTCGGGTTCGAGAAAATGAGGACGGCGTAGTCCAGTCGGACCGCATCCGGATATGAGCGTGCCGTTCACAGGGGCTATTTGGTCCATACCGAAATACAGTACATGCGGATGGCATTCATACAGGCTCCAGGCGTACAAAATGGTTTGCTTCCAATATCCACGAAATAGTAATGGCACCAGTACAATTTCGTGAATTGTAATGGCATATTTCGAAAAGGGCATATTTACAATGGCAGATATCTAATTAACCCTAGTTTCTATCACTTACATATGCCCATAATGTTCCTCTTAATCAGATACTCTTCAAGTGTTTCTGTGCATCGCCAGTTGGAAGTACTACGAAAGAAAATATCAATTCAACAAAAAACAAAGGGGAAGTTCACTCAAAATGTCAACTAACACGTAACACCAAATATAATTTTACCATATGCTTAGATTTCTTATGATCAGGCCACCAAGGAAACATTGGTTCGATTCTTCATCATCTGCAATAGCATTATACTTTATTTCATGCTTAATAATTAAAAAGGTATGTTATATCTTTCAGGAAGGAAAGTAACAAACCAGGATTAACACCAGTGTTTCCAATATGAGGGTTGGTCATCAGGACAAATTGACCGGCATAGCTTGGGTCAGTCAAAATCTCCTGATAGCTGCAACAGAACAAATGATACATAAGTACCAATTTGCAGTCCAACGTAAAATTGCGTTTACATCACTAAAACAACCACAGCAGCAGCATCAGCAGCACCAGCACATGAAATTAAAGCACATAACCAATCATGCTAGAGTAATACTGTGGCAAAATAGTGCAGTGAAATAGAAGAACTCATGTTCAATAGTCCAAAACAGATAACTGAGGAAGGGTAGCACTCCAAATGCCAAAATTAGTAGAATCTCTGTGTCAACCATCAAACCAAACCTCACCTGCCATGTAATTTCTGAATGACTTTTACCCTCTTCAGTGTCTTCGGGCCTCAGTGACGCCATCAAATATGATCAATATTACCACTCCCCGAAtcttttggcctcaaaaaaggCATGCacttcgtttttcttttttctttttccttttttttttgggggggggggagggggtaaGGACTACCAGGATTCGGCAATTCATCCCTAATGGTTCTGTTGAACCAAACTTTGATGTAAATCCTTAATCTTGTACCATTGAAATTTTCAAACACAACGGATTGACTGGAAGCTGGAACATACTTTTTAAGGTTTCTGTTCATTTGTTTCCTATGACTGTATGACTAAGTTGCACCGCTATGTGGGTACCATGACACAGCCAAGAGAGAGGTTAGGTTACGTGGTAGGAGTAATTGTTGCCTCAACATACTTATATCCTCGCCTGAATCGCCTGATTTAACAGCACAACTTGACTCTGAGCAAACAAACAATACTCAACCAAGGTAGGCAAAACATGCCACTACTCAGACATAAATAAAGGTCAGCCTAGATGATCTACCCTGTCAAGGATGTATTGAAAACCACTTCGCCAACTTGAGTTCCTGAAGCACCAAAGGACTTGGCCCTCCACACTGAGCCATCCTCTAGAACAAGACGAGCATCACTCAGCTTCCACGGCCTTTGCGCTGCATGAAGAATTCGAAAGCGGTGAATCAGAAATCAGTCAAATTACCGAGCCCTCAAAATTGTGCCGCTACATGATTGCTGAATTCGTAAGACATAATCGAGAGAGCACACTCCCCGCAAGGAACACAAAACTAGCTATTTGAACCGGTGCACGAAAGACAACTCACCTCCATCGTCTAACACGCTGGCACTCTGCACGCCACTGGCAAACTGCGTggaagaacataaaagtaactCAGCATCACAGGGGTAAAACAAACAACCATCGGCAGATGAAGTTGTTGTAGATTTAGCCCAGCATTAGCATGGGGTGAGACGATAGCAGGGTTTTACTGGGAGCACAAAACACGCCAAAGGAACCCACTCCAGCCCAACAACCCCTCCTAGTCGATAGACTCGATACTGAGCCGCAGAGTTAGCTGCAGAAGCGATAAGTCTCATCTCACGCTCACCTTGGCACGGAAACCGAGACAGCGGCTCCCGCCTTGCCGGGGGGCAACCAAAGGCGCCGAGACGGTGAGCGAGCTGAGACTCCGCTGAGCGGCGGCGCGCGGCTTGGCACCGGAAAGGCACCGGGAGGGCGCGGAAGCTGTGACCGGAGGCGCCGCCATCGGAGAGCGCGGTGCGGGCACAGGCTAGGGGTGCTCGCCTTCCTCCGCGCCGCCGGACCGTGgttctcgccgccgccgccttagGTTTTGGTGCGCGCGCGTGTGTTCCGTTGTCCCGTTGCGTCGGCTGACGGTCGGGCGGCCTCCAAGAGCTGTTCTTCTCCACAGGCCCGCAGCCTCGCGACATCGGTGGGCCCGTGATGAATCCTCGAATTCTCTGCCCGGCCCAAGGTGTGGTAGAAAGAGACATCTGTCCGAGTCCGACCCAGAGACAGAGCACTCGGCCCAAATGTAAAGGCCCAGAAACACTTCCATCCGAACgggaaattttttattttttatttcgaaTCAAAAAATTGTGGAAATAGacatttgtttgattttttttgcaaaactagCTAATGTCgtatttaaatataaaaaatattacgtttcattactctcaaaattcaaaatattatcgaaataatcataaaaagttcGGTTGTTGACTCGTTGCGCGGGCCGTGCGGCAGGTTCGGCGTACGCGTCACGTCCGGCGCTGGCACGCCGCACTCGCAGCGTACGCGTCACGTCCGGCGGTGGTCAGGTCGTGCTAAGCTTCGCCTCATGTGCATCTGCGTGCATGTGCTGCACGCCGGCAAGGCGGTGAAGTTGGGGGAAGAATTCACGCGCCGGCTTCGTCGTGGAACTTGGAACATGCGTGATTGTAAAGTTCTTGCCAATCTGCGATGGTGTGCATGTTTCGGTCTCCTCACGTGTACAGAATTATCGATCGCCTCTGCCCTTGCAGCGAAAGAAATACTAAAACATTGAGTCCCGCAACATATTCGTACCGTTTGACAGCATGCAACGAATAAACGAAAACAAATTATTTGATCCGTTTAAAAATAATCGatattttttagttaaataaattttatgtactttaactaagatttaattaaattataaaattattaataataaaaatatataattaaattcataatttaaaaaaatatattatatat
This genomic interval carries:
- the LOC133921415 gene encoding carbamoyl-phosphate synthase small chain, chloroplastic; translated protein: MAAPPVTASAPSRCLSGAKPRAAAQRSLSSLTVSAPLVAPRQGGSRCLGFRAKFASGVQSASVLDDGAQRPWKLSDARLVLEDGSVWRAKSFGASGTQVGEVVFNTSLTGYQEILTDPSYAGQFVLMTNPHIGNTGVNPDDEESNQCFLGGLIIRNLSICTSNWRCTETLEEYLIKRNIMGIYDVDTRAITRRLREEGSLIGVLSTDQSRTDDDLLEMARKWKIVGVDLISGVTCDAPYEWLDKTNSEWEFKKDESSESFHVVAYDFGIKHNILRRLTSYGCKITVVPANWPASEVLNLKPDGVLFSNGPGDPAAVSYAVKTVQEIIGKVPVFGICMGHQLIGQALGGKTFKMKFGHHGGNHPVCDLQSGRVDISAQNHNYAVDPQSLPEGVKVTHINLNDNSCAGLQYPKMNLMSLQYHPESSPGPHDSDTAFGEFIELMKNKL